One Paraburkholderia caffeinilytica DNA segment encodes these proteins:
- a CDS encoding aldehyde dehydrogenase: MQSISMLINGAAVQASNGATFERRNPLDGEVATRAPAATAADAIAAADAAAAAFPAWSALGPGERRALLMKAAHALEARSEAFAAVMAAETGASAMWAGFNVHLAAGGLMEAAALTTQIGGELIPSDVPGSLAMGVRQPAGVVLGIAPWNAPVILAVRAIALPLACGNTVVLKGSEVCPGTHGLIVEVLQEAGLPKGVVNFVTNAPADAGAVVDALIAHPKVRRVNFTGSTHVGKIIAATCARYLKPSVLELGGKAPLIVLDDADLDAAVNAAAFGAFANSGQICMSTERIVVDERIADTFVARLAQKARGLPLGDPRKGPVVLGSVVDMRTVECCNALIDDALAKGATLVCGGKADSTLMPATLLDHVTPAMRIYGDESFGPVKGIVRVNGEDEAVACANDNEYGLSSAVFSRDLARAMNVARRIESGICHVNGPTVHDEAHMPFGGVKGSGFGRFGGQAGIAEFTDLRWITVQTTPRHYPF, encoded by the coding sequence ATGCAGAGCATATCGATGCTGATCAACGGCGCCGCCGTGCAAGCGAGCAACGGCGCCACCTTCGAGCGCCGCAATCCGCTCGACGGCGAAGTCGCGACGCGCGCCCCCGCGGCGACGGCCGCCGATGCGATAGCCGCCGCCGATGCCGCGGCAGCGGCGTTTCCGGCATGGTCCGCGCTGGGGCCGGGCGAGCGCCGTGCGCTGCTGATGAAGGCCGCGCATGCGCTGGAAGCGCGCAGCGAGGCGTTCGCCGCGGTGATGGCAGCGGAGACGGGCGCATCGGCGATGTGGGCCGGCTTCAATGTGCATCTCGCCGCCGGCGGATTGATGGAAGCGGCGGCGCTCACTACGCAGATCGGTGGCGAACTGATTCCATCCGACGTGCCCGGCAGTCTCGCGATGGGTGTGCGTCAGCCAGCCGGCGTCGTGCTCGGGATCGCGCCATGGAACGCACCGGTGATCCTCGCGGTGCGTGCGATTGCGTTGCCGCTCGCATGCGGCAATACGGTCGTATTGAAGGGTTCGGAAGTCTGCCCCGGCACCCACGGACTGATTGTCGAAGTGCTACAGGAAGCGGGTTTGCCGAAAGGCGTGGTGAATTTCGTCACCAACGCTCCGGCCGATGCAGGCGCAGTAGTCGATGCACTGATCGCGCATCCGAAAGTCCGGCGTGTCAATTTCACCGGCTCCACGCATGTGGGCAAGATCATCGCGGCCACGTGCGCGCGCTATCTGAAGCCGTCGGTGCTGGAGCTTGGCGGAAAAGCGCCGTTGATCGTCCTCGACGACGCGGATCTCGATGCAGCCGTCAACGCCGCTGCGTTCGGCGCATTCGCCAACTCGGGGCAGATCTGCATGTCGACGGAGCGGATCGTCGTCGATGAGCGGATCGCCGACACGTTCGTCGCCAGGCTCGCGCAGAAAGCGCGCGGCCTGCCGCTCGGCGACCCACGCAAAGGGCCGGTGGTGTTGGGATCGGTCGTCGATATGCGCACGGTGGAGTGCTGCAATGCGCTGATCGACGACGCGCTGGCCAAAGGCGCCACGCTCGTTTGCGGCGGCAAGGCGGACAGCACCTTGATGCCCGCCACGCTGCTCGACCACGTCACGCCCGCCATGCGCATCTATGGCGACGAATCGTTCGGGCCGGTGAAGGGCATCGTGCGCGTGAACGGCGAAGATGAAGCCGTGGCCTGTGCGAACGACAACGAATATGGACTCTCGTCAGCGGTGTTCAGCCGCGATCTCGCGCGCGCGATGAATGTCGCGCGACGCATCGAATCGGGCATCTGCCATGTCAACGGGCCGACCGTTCATGACGAAGCGCACATGCCCTTTGGTGGCGTGAAGGGCAGCGGCTTTGGGCGCTTCGGTGGGCAGGCGGGGATCGCCGAGTTTACGGATTTGCGCTGGATTACCGTGCAGACCACACCGCGTCATTACCCGTTCTGA
- a CDS encoding MFS transporter — MQKIVVLLAALSIVLDGFDSQLIGFAIPVLIKEWGVTRAAFAPVVAAGLIGMGIGSACAGLLADRFGRRWAVIGSVLVFGAATCGISFAPDIVTIAVLRFVAGLGIGGALPSSTTMTAEFTPARRRTLAVTATIVCVPLGGMVAGLFAHEILPTYGWRWLFLIGGVLPLALGVLLLFTLPESPRFLARRPQRWPELKRLLGRMSRPVASGCVFTDIREQAVEKHTGITALFRDGLALDTVAIWCAFCMCLLAVYSAFSWLPTMLSTQGLSVSVAGSGLTAYNLGGVVGALLCAVVIARTGSRWPLILCSAGGAASALLLLGVNIADHTGLLIFGLGVHGLFVNAVQSTMFALCAYVYPTRVRATGTASALAFGRLGAIASAFAGAVVITAGGASSYLWMLGIAMVIVMVALMLVKRHIPKPGV; from the coding sequence ATGCAGAAGATCGTGGTGTTGCTCGCGGCATTGTCGATCGTCCTGGACGGCTTCGATAGCCAGTTGATCGGCTTTGCGATTCCCGTGCTGATCAAGGAATGGGGCGTCACGCGTGCGGCTTTCGCACCGGTGGTCGCCGCCGGGTTGATCGGCATGGGCATCGGCAGCGCGTGTGCCGGGCTGCTGGCCGATCGCTTCGGCCGCCGCTGGGCGGTGATCGGCAGCGTGCTGGTGTTCGGCGCCGCCACCTGCGGCATCAGCTTCGCGCCCGATATCGTGACGATTGCGGTGCTGCGTTTTGTTGCCGGACTCGGCATCGGCGGCGCGTTGCCGAGTTCGACGACCATGACCGCGGAGTTCACGCCGGCTCGCCGCCGCACCTTGGCGGTCACCGCGACGATCGTCTGCGTACCGCTCGGCGGCATGGTGGCGGGATTGTTCGCGCATGAAATCCTGCCGACGTACGGATGGCGCTGGCTGTTCCTGATCGGCGGCGTGCTGCCGTTGGCGCTTGGTGTGTTGCTGCTTTTCACGTTACCCGAGTCGCCACGCTTTCTCGCCCGGCGGCCGCAGCGCTGGCCGGAACTCAAACGCCTGCTTGGGCGGATGTCGCGTCCGGTGGCCAGCGGCTGCGTTTTTACCGACATTCGCGAGCAGGCTGTCGAAAAGCACACGGGCATTACCGCGCTGTTCCGCGACGGCCTGGCGCTCGATACGGTGGCGATCTGGTGCGCGTTCTGCATGTGCCTGCTGGCGGTGTATAGCGCTTTCAGCTGGCTGCCGACGATGTTGAGCACGCAGGGCTTGTCCGTGTCGGTGGCGGGCTCGGGGCTCACCGCGTATAACCTGGGCGGCGTGGTGGGCGCGTTGCTGTGCGCCGTCGTGATCGCACGCACAGGCTCGCGCTGGCCGTTGATTCTCTGCAGCGCAGGTGGTGCGGCGAGCGCGTTGCTGCTGCTCGGCGTGAACATCGCCGACCACACCGGTTTGCTGATCTTCGGTCTCGGCGTGCACGGCCTGTTCGTCAACGCCGTCCAGTCGACGATGTTTGCGCTGTGCGCTTACGTCTATCCGACCCGTGTGCGCGCCACCGGTACCGCATCGGCGCTTGCCTTCGGCAGGCTCGGCGCGATTGCCAGCGCATTCGCGGGCGCGGTGGTGATCACGGCTGGCGGCGCATCGTCGTACCTGTGGATGCTCGGGATCGCGATGGTGATCGTAATGGTCGCGCTGATGCTGGTCAAGCGTCATATTCCAAAGCCGGGCGTTTGA